One Babylonia areolata isolate BAREFJ2019XMU chromosome 27, ASM4173473v1, whole genome shotgun sequence DNA window includes the following coding sequences:
- the LOC143301573 gene encoding uncharacterized protein LOC143301573 — MPEVKNRRQQPNNHHPEPPVEEEDPSSPSSSASASSALHPKQQQQQQQQPSPAPSPGPVHDLSYMHRPPLIVPNYGRKRRSVLPKSHVSRVLLYDNVTQQHMLQVKVSSLRAEQRKTTRLMDLHRKSFMVRRQRRERSHSEAMHHVTHSLPPLTLTPTTHLPRGHGSQGHRSQGHRSRVRTEAEEEEEEEGTKRGEEEEDSREVGMDSSHNRDGLTPKALARGRSGGGGGGAGEGGEGGGVGDGGGREGEGENGSLLPLLPPMRSPHPHPHSHHHHHHARHGASSSQGFSDHHHHDPPPSPTHRSRQRDSHTTTTTTTTYTTTPGERKHHTLPEIFGATAATATAPAPAPSGHVQDRARDLVHEESSPGGVTRVMHTLPHHSGNQERGGGGGGEGGRGERGRPGGGEGRRKSDGANGKKERRGKKMMIRRRSSSEKREGGGEGARRRKKVTTTTTTTTLTVDDDRYRTLERMLVRMEPPNEGYLELSPSFHSPRQPSSFTRPSSILLPPRGHAPLSPPPPPPPLSSLVLGALVPSLLGVSL; from the exons atgcCGGAAGTCAAGAACCGACGACAACagcccaacaaccaccacccggAGCCACCGGTTGAAGAAGaagacccctcctccccctcctcctccgcctccgcctcctccgccctccaccccaaacaacagcaacaacaacaacaacaaccctcgcCCGCACCCTCTCCTGGCCCCGTCCACGACCTCAGCTACATGCACCGCCCTCCTCTCATCGTGCCCAACTACGGGCGGAAGCGACGCAGCGTCCTACCCAAGTCGCACGTGTCGCGCGTTCTCCTGTACGACAACGTGACCCAGCAGCACATGCTGCAGGTCAAGGTCAGCAGCCTGCGGGCCGAGCAGCGCAAGACCACCCGTCTGATGGACCTGCATAgaaa GTCCTTCATGGTCCGCCGACAGCGGAGAGAGCGGAGCCACTCGGAGGCCATGCACCACGTGacccactccctgccccccctcaccctcacccccaccacgcaCCTGCCGCGGGGTCACGGGTCACAGGGCCACAGGTCACAGGGTCACAGGTCACGGGTCAGgacggaggcggaggaggaggaggaggaggaggggacgaaacgaggagaagaagaagaagacagtagaGAAGTGGGAATGGATTCATCACACAACCGTGATGGCCTCACACCGAAAGCCTTAGCAAGAGGtaggagtggtggaggaggaggaggagcaggagagggaggggaggggggaggcgttggggacgggggtggaagggaaggggaaggggagaacggctccctcctccccctcctccctccgatgaggtcccctcaccctcacccacactcacaccaccaccatcaccacgcacGTCACGGAGCCAGCTCCAGCCAGGGGTtctcagaccaccaccaccacgaccctcctccctcacccacccacagatCACGTCAGAGagactcccacaccaccaccaccaccaccaccacctacaccaccaccccggGTGAGAGGAAGCACCACACCCTTCCCGAGATCTTcggagcaacagcagcaacagcaacagcaccagcaccagcaccctcGGGTCACGTGCAGGACAGAGCTCGCGACCTGGTGCACGAGGAGAGCAGCCCTGGAGGCGTGACGAGGGTGATGCACACGCTCCCTCACCACAGCGGAAACCAGgagaggggcggaggaggaggaggagaaggaggaagaggagaaagagga agaccaggaggaggagaaggacgaagaaAGAGCGACGGGGCCAACGGGAAGAAGGAGCGGAgggggaagaagatgatgatcaggaggaggagcagcagcgagaagagggaagggggaggagaaggagcccggagaaggaagaaggtgacgacaacgacgacgacgacgaccctgACGGTGGATGACGACCGGTACCGGACGCTGGAGAGGATGCTGGTGAGGATGGAGCCGCCCAACGAGGGGTACCTGGAGCTGAGCCCCAGCTTCCACAGCCCTCGTCAGCCCTCCTCCTTCACCAgaccctcctccatcctcctccccccgcgtggccacgcccccctctcccctcctcctcctccaccacccctgtcGTCGTTAGTCCTCGGCGCTTTGGTACCGTCCCTCCTTGGAGTTAGTTTGTAA